The genomic segment GCCACGAACAGCGAGGCCAGCACCGTCGACACCACCGCCATCGGCAGCGACAGCACGAACTTGCCGGCATTGCCGGGCAGGGCGAGCAGCGGCAGGAACGCGAACAGCAGGGTCGCCGTGCAACCGACCACCGCCAGCGAAATCTGCCGTGTCGCCAGCATCGCCGCCTCGTCGCGGCGGTGTCCCTGGCGCAGGAATCGCGCGATGTTCTCGACGACCACGATCGAGTCATCGACCAGCAGCCCCAGCGCCACGACGAAGCCGGCGATCGACAGCTGATTCAAGGAAAAGCCGGCGAAGTACATCACCGCGAGTCCGGTCGCCAGTGACAGCGGCACCGACACCATGACGATGCCGGCGGCGCGCAGGCCCAGCGGCAGCAGGGTGACCGCAACCAGCACGATCGCGATGCTGAAGTCCGCGCCCAGGCGCGACAGCCGGTGCGCGACGTTGCGCGATTGCTCGAAACCGCGTTCCAGGCGCACGCCGGCCGGCAGCGCCGTCGCGAAGCGATCAAGCACCGTATCGATTGCGGCCTGGGTTTCGAAGATGTTGACGCCATCTTTCTGATTGGCGGTGATGAACACGGCACGCTCACCGTCGAATCGGGCGGTGTGCTCGTGCGGCCCGGTGTCCCAGCGCACGTCGGCGACATCACGCACCCGCACGATCGCACCAGGCGCGCCGCCGACGACGGTGGCACGGACCTCGTCCAGGGTTTCAAAGTCGCCACTGGTATGCAGGTTGAAGCGCCGCGCACCCACCGTGACCGGGCCGCCGGGCACATTGGTGTTGTCGGCCGAAACCGCATCGAGCACCTGCACCGCGCGCAGGTTGAAGCGGGCGAGTCGCTTGAAATCGAGTTCCACGCGCAACTCGCGCTGCGGATAGGCCCAGGTTTCGGATTCACGCACGCCCGGCACCCGTTCCAGCCGATCCTGCAAATCCTCGGCGGCGTCCTCCAGCAGGCGGTAGTCCGCCGAATCGCTGACCAGCGCCACCTGCACGATATTGACCAGGCCCGGATTGATCTTGTTGATCTCCAGACGCACCAGCCCGTCCGGCAATTCGGCACGCAGCTCGCCGATCTCACGGGCCACGTCGTCGTAGGTCTTGTCCACGTCGACGCTGGCCTCGAACTCCACGCGGATCATCGCCAAGCCGTCGTCGATCGAGCTGGCGATCTCCTTGACGTCATCCAGCGTATTGATCGCGTCCTCGATCGGCTCGACCACCTGGCGTTCCAGTTCGGTCGGGTCTGCGCCCGGATAGACCGCGACGATCTGAAAGGCCGAGATCGGGAAGTACGGGTCCTCGGTGCGGGGAATCGATTGCCAGGCCGAGGCGCCGATCGCGATCAGCAGTGCGAAGATGACAATCGTGAATGGATAGTTGCGAACCGCGAAGTCGGAAATGCGCACGTCATCACTCCACGATGCGCACGCGTTCGCCATCGTGCAGATAGGCCGCGCCTTCGGTCACCACGCGCGTGCCCGGTTCCAGGGCCTGCGCGAGGGCGGCCCGCTCGCCCTCCACGAAGGCCACCGGCCGCTCCACTTTGCTTGCACGGGTGCCGCCCTCAGACATCACGAACAGGGTGACCCGCCGCCGGTCACCTTCCACCAGTGCCGACAGCGGTACGTAGTCGAGCGTATCGCCCGGATCGCCGGCCACGATCTCGGCACGACCGATCAAACCGTTGGCGAGCGAGTCCGGGGCGTTTTCGATCGCGATTTCGACTTCGAAGGTCCCGCTGCGCGGGTCTGCCTGGCGTGCCAGTTGCACGACCCTGCCACTCAGAATTTGCTCACCGAGCGCATCCAGGCGAATGCTCGCGGTGTCACCCACGGCCAGACGCACGATGTCCCGATCGGGCACACCCAGACGCAGCACGAAGCCTTGCGCGGCGGCGGACAGGCTCATCACCGGCTGGCCCGCAGTCACCAGTTCGTGCGGCTCGACCTGTCGGCGCAGCACACGGCCGTCCAGCGGCGCCTCGATTCGTGCGTAGCCGCGGTTGTATTGCGCGGCGCGTAACTGCGCGGCGGCCACCGAGGCGGCGGTGCGCAGATCATCCAGCTGTTCGCGCGCGATCACGTCGTCTTCGTAGAGTCCTTCACCGCGCTCCAGGTCGCGGCGCGCCTTGTCGGCCTGCTCGCGGGCCTGGGTCACGCCGGCATCGATTTCGGTGGCTTCCAGCGTCGCCAGCAACTGGCCGCGCTTGACCGCATCGCCCTCGCGAACCGTGACGCGTTCGACCACGCCACCGAGCTTGAACGACAGCGCCAGTTCGTCACGCGAGGCGATCATGCCGCTGCCGCTGATCGTGGGCTGTGCCGGCCCGGCCTCGACCGCCACCACGCGCACCGGCCGCGGCGGCGCTTCCGGTGCCGGCTCATCCGGCGTCTCGGCTCCGCAGGCTGCCAATACGGCGGTCAAAATCAGCGTGGCCGGCAAGCGGCGAACGCGCATGCCACGCTGAGGCTGGCGGTTCCAGGCCATGAATCTGTTCGTCATCGTGTTCCCCCTGAAGGCGCTGCGTCCGCCAGCCAGCGATCGGGCAATGGGTAGCTCGAGTACGCGTACTCGCGCTCGGCCGCGCGATCGAGTGCGGCGCAATGGGCCAGCACGCGTCCCAGCCGCGCCTGCGTCCGGGTGCGTTCGGCGTCTATGAAATCCACTTGATTGAGGCTGCCGGCGCCGCGCTTGCGCTCGGCGATGCGGAAAGCCTCCTCGGCCGCGCTCAACCGGGCGCCCGCGGTTTCGACACCGCGCAGCGCCGTCGCCAGGTTCTCGTCCGCACTGCGCCGTGCGAGTTCAAGCTGGCGGTCGAGGTCGGTCTGCCGATGCCGCAGCGCCGTGGCCTGCGCGCGGGCGCGGTCACGGGCGGCGCGGCGGGCGCCGCTGTCGAACAGGGTCCAGCTGGCGACCAGGGAAACCGTCGCGAAATCATGCTCGTCGTCGAACTCGTATTCCTCGCCCTCGTAGCCCGCATCGGCGCCGAGCGACAACGTCGGCAACCAGTCCGCCCGCGCGAGACGCTCGCCAGCCCGAGCCGCCTCGACCGAGGCTTCAAGCTGGCGCAGAGTCGGATCGCGGGTGCCGTCCGGCGCCGCCGGTGGCGGCAGGGGCAGAGTCAGAGGATCGTCCAGCCGCAGTTCAGCATCCAGTTCGGCACCGCGCAACCAGTTGAGCTGCCTGAGCGCATCACCGAGTACGGTGCGCGCGGCGTCCAGATCCTGTACGGCCGCAAGGCGCTCGGCCTCGGCGCGCAGGCCTTCGTCACGCGTCACCTTGCCGGCGTCCAGCAAGGCGCGCGAGACGCGCACGTTCTCGGCCAGAGTGCCCAGGCTCGCCTCGAGAATACCGACCTGTGCGCGTGCCTGAAGCGCACCGAAGTACGCGCCCTTGAGCGCCCTCACCAACTGGCGCGCTGCGGCCTCGGTCTGCGCCTGATCGGCGCGCAGTTCCGCCGCACGCACGTCCACCAGTGCCACGATGGCCGGCGCGAACAGCGGTGTGCTCAAGGACAGGCGTGTGTCCTGCTCCCGACGGCGCAACAGCGGCACACTCTGGTTTTCGATCGCCGGAAAGTTCGTTGCGCCAGGCGTGCCCGCGGTCAGGCTGTTGAGCGTGGCATACACCGGATTAAGAAGATCGCCGGCCGGAAAATCGATGCTGCGGCCGCCTTCTGCCCGCGTGTAGCGGGCATTGAAGCTCAGCTGCGGCAGACGCTGGGCGCGCGCTTCTTCGAGCGCGCCTGCGCTGGCGACGGCGTCTTCGAGTTCTGCCTGCAAGCCCGGGTTGGCGTTCAGGGCCTCACGCACATAGCTCTCGACCGAAGCCGAAGCCGAAGCCGGCGACAATAGCGACAGAGCCGCCACCAAACCCGCCCAGACCACCGATGTGGACATGCGTTCACGCTTTAGACACATGTCATTTCCCTCCCAAATTTTTTTTAGCCCGCCGCG from the Gammaproteobacteria bacterium genome contains:
- a CDS encoding TolC family protein yields the protein MCLKRERMSTSVVWAGLVAALSLLSPASASASVESYVREALNANPGLQAELEDAVASAGALEEARAQRLPQLSFNARYTRAEGGRSIDFPAGDLLNPVYATLNSLTAGTPGATNFPAIENQSVPLLRRREQDTRLSLSTPLFAPAIVALVDVRAAELRADQAQTEAAARQLVRALKGAYFGALQARAQVGILEASLGTLAENVRVSRALLDAGKVTRDEGLRAEAERLAAVQDLDAARTVLGDALRQLNWLRGAELDAELRLDDPLTLPLPPPAAPDGTRDPTLRQLEASVEAARAGERLARADWLPTLSLGADAGYEGEEYEFDDEHDFATVSLVASWTLFDSGARRAARDRARAQATALRHRQTDLDRQLELARRSADENLATALRGVETAGARLSAAEEAFRIAERKRGAGSLNQVDFIDAERTRTQARLGRVLAHCAALDRAAEREYAYSSYPLPDRWLADAAPSGGTR
- a CDS encoding efflux RND transporter periplasmic adaptor subunit, producing the protein MTNRFMAWNRQPQRGMRVRRLPATLILTAVLAACGAETPDEPAPEAPPRPVRVVAVEAGPAQPTISGSGMIASRDELALSFKLGGVVERVTVREGDAVKRGQLLATLEATEIDAGVTQAREQADKARRDLERGEGLYEDDVIAREQLDDLRTAASVAAAQLRAAQYNRGYARIEAPLDGRVLRRQVEPHELVTAGQPVMSLSAAAQGFVLRLGVPDRDIVRLAVGDTASIRLDALGEQILSGRVVQLARQADPRSGTFEVEIAIENAPDSLANGLIGRAEIVAGDPGDTLDYVPLSALVEGDRRRVTLFVMSEGGTRASKVERPVAFVEGERAALAQALEPGTRVVTEGAAYLHDGERVRIVE